The genome window GCCGTCTCTAAATCCATCCCCAGGCTACTGGGCACAGTTAAAGAAAAGTCACCTTACCACTCAGACCACCCGTCAATCTTGACTGGGCTCTTATTGCAATACCTTTGTTCCCCTACTCAGAAGATATTTCAGACCTTTTCCATTCAAGCATGTTCTAGTTTATTCTCAGCAAATGATCTAACATACTGCTGTAAAGAATAAACATAAACCATCAAACAATCCTTTAGCTACCAGTCACAAAACTCTCGTAGTATTAACACCCATACTTACTTACCCTTTTGTTCACAACAATCAAAGTCCTTCAATATTCTTCCTGCTCTGTAAGCTAATTCCTCCACTTGATCTCATCCCATCCCCCTCCTGATTCTCTATAAGCACCTTTAATTATACTTGCACTCCTATCATTTTTCTTAAAGGCCCATCCTCAACCCCATACTCTCCCTCACACTTGCTAACActctttctccacattctcaaaCTTCTTAAAAATTGTCAACATTTAGTATCTATTTGCTTAAGTCCCATTCACCCCTCAGCCCTAACCTTGCCCACTCAAACCACCTGCCACTGTCAGGCCAACATCTCCCCTCCTTGTTGACAATCCTTATTTTAACTGAGCTAGTATTTGATAATGTTGACCAATCCGTCCACCTTTAAATCTTCTCTTGGTTCTCTCCTTAGTTGTTATCTGTGCTTTAATTACTATCCCTAAGCCCAtgggaaacagacacacacagccaAGCTCTCTCTCAAAAGCTTCCGATGTATAATGTCCCTCACTTCTTGGATGACACCTAGACACCTTAATACCAATACATGCAAAActtattttctatcttctctCCTTAAAACCCACTTTACTCTCTCACGTTCCCTAACACAGCTTCTCACACTGCCATCCACGTATTTGCACATGAGTCAGTTTTAATTCCTACCCTTATCCTTCAGGTTCCTAACCAATCAAACAGCAAGTCTTCGGTCTCCATGCGCACCCCACTGCCTTCATGTTCAGTCTCCTCTAGCTTGTAGCACCGATCTCTACACTGGGCTCTGCCGCTAGTGCCCCCATCTCCAATATGTAAGTCTAgtcagtaaaatacacataaacaatacgtatttttatagaaaacacaGCTAAATTAGAATgctaaataaaaaacacatgtgCAAATCACTTTACACAAATCAGGTAATGGGAAACATAgagtcaaagggaaaaaaatgagaataagtaTTTTCGTAAGAATCCCTAACAGCATACCTTAAGTTATACTTTTCAACAAAATGTCCACTACTCAGTATCTGTAACTTTGTACCTATTGCTGAAAAATACTACATTACAttgaaatattagaaacattACGGAAATGttctttcattaaaaacttaaaatgaattaaCTTCTGGGAAGACAAAAGTAAACgcatctgaaaatgttttaatacctCTTGCTCTTCTTGCTATCAGGAAACACTGAAGCCAAAGAAAAGTAGACATTGAAGCCAATTCTAACAAAACAATTTGTCTATTTACCTGGTGCCATAAAAAATAACCCATGAGTAACTGTGTAGAAAAGTTAAGAGCGAGGGTGAGTGATGAGTGCAATAGGGGCAGAAAAAGCACTAAAACTTTTAACTGAGACAGAAGAGAATTCTTATCAATGTGATCTATTAGACACTATGAATGTAATAATATACCACATAAAATGTAGTGGAATGTTCCATAGTAAgtcaaaaggaaacaagaaatcacaaaataatgtATGGACTGATTACCTGAACTTTTACTCAGCTCTGCTGAAAATATAGCAGATGGtgatctgttctctttttctgtacCAGAAGGAAGTTTTTTCTCAGCTTCTTTCACAAGAACTTTGGGTTTAACTATACTGCCTATTTCTGTTTCAGTGGCCAAAGCAGAAACATCCGGAGACAGTAAGGGCACCTTTGAAGCATCAGACCTATCTTTGGAGATTTCATCTGGGACGTGGACTTTATCTTCACCTTTATGTTGTACCTTCTTGAAAAAAAGGTCTTGGGGTAATTCAGAGCAAGGCAATGACCCAACTCTATCCTGGACATTAGCAATCTCACTTTTGTGGGCTACTTCTAGATCAGTGTATTCCCTGGCTAACTTAGAAGAATCTGTTCTAGGACTGACAATTGTAGGGAACTCATCTATAATCTCAATTGGAGATGAATCTGAAAATGTTTCACTCTctcttatttttgcttccttaGCAATAAATAAGCCATCATTTGAATAAACTGCAGTACTGAACTCCTCCATCTGCAAAGGAATTTTCTCCTTTTGGGTCAATGCTGAAACTTCAGAAGGTGATAAGGTATCTTTTGTGGTGTTTAAATTGGGCTGGAAAGATGCCAAATATGGCTTCCCCTCCTTAGGTGGTTGTGAAGCActgattttttccttattttcatgtTCTATCATTAACTCAGGTGAAGTTTCAATGAGGTTTTCTTTCACAAGTATCACAGCTTCATCTTGTTTTTGTGGAACTTCAGGTATTGAATCATCACTAAATAAGTCAACTGCTTCAGAATCAGGTGAAGAATCTTCAACTAGCTCAAAATTAGCAGGCACTGGCTGTGCAACTTTTGCTATTTCTGAATAATTAGAGAAATCTGGAGTTGGTTCGGTAGAGagctttgtttctttaattaaatcACATGCAATGGATATATAAGGAGCTTCTGTTTCTTGAACAGCTACAATAATACTTTCAGGCTCTAGaattccttcctttgttcctgaTGCTTTTTTTAGTGATACATTCATGGCCTCTTCATACGGTGGTGGATTTTCAGGCTCAAGTTTCATGCTTTCGTAACTAACTGAAAGAGGAGCTTCTGATGGTGCTGAACTGGGCTGCACTGCGGACGCGCCAGCACCGGGAACTACAGAACTTAGTGGCGCTTCCATAACAATGTCAGGCAACACTGGCGAAGGAGTCGCTTCGGATTCTTCAAACGATGGGCAAAGCTGTGCCACAGGGTACAGTGACTCCTGCAAAGCTTCTGATGTCTGAACCAAgtccatttttgtttcaaaagcaaTCTTTGTACCTGCAGCTTCATTCAATTCACTTTCACATGCTTCCTGGACTAAATCTGGGGTTAGACCTTCAGGCATGTTTGCCACTACTTCCTCTGTCACCTTTGATAAATTATTGGTTGTGACATAATCTGTCTGAGAATTCGGTGTTGCTACAAGGAAAGGGTTTGATGATTTGGTGCTAGTATTCTTCTCTGTTACAATTTGGgcctttttttcttcaatttttttctcgtCCGTCTTATTTTCTGAAGTATGATCTTCCaacaatggaaaaatatttgttgaaatgctTTCAGTTGCTATTGGGTTAAAGGGAGTACGTGTGACGTATGCTCCTGAACCATCTTTAACAGCTTCTGGTGTACTGGGAAAGGAGGTATCATCATTACTGCTTTCACTATCTCTTTCTTGGTTGCTTTGCTTAATGCTATCTGCAAAACATTTCTTATCCACTTTACTTTCCAACTTGCTGTCTATATTACCTGCAGTAGCCAACATATCACTATCTTGCTTATAAATATCTTTTACTTCCCATACTCGCTCAAATGGTTTGAAGTCTGCATATTCCTCCCTCATAGGAGCTCCTGCTGTAACTCCCTTTTCATTAAAACTATCCTTTGATTTTTCTGGAGACGtaactttgttctcttctttaaTCAATTTAGTAACGGCTACAGGGGACTCTGGCTGACTACGAAGGATGTTATCACTAACTACATCCTCCTGTTCATCTTTCTTCCTCACAAGGATTTCTTCCTTAGCGTTTGCTACTGTTATGGCAGATCCTGCTTTTGGAGAGCCACTGAACGACGGCGATCCCATTGCCGAGTATTCCAGTTCTGAAAATGCTGTTAAATCTCTGTCTACAAAAGGATTTTTTGCCTTCTCTGAAAACCCTTTAGAAGCTTCTTCAAGTGTTCCTTTGGTGGGTAATACTGCTGGTAAATTACCAAGGTATTCATGTTCTTTAAAAGAAGCAACTGAGAGAGGAgatagagaaggaagagaagcagcAGTTTCAAGCAGGACAGATGGGAAATCCTCTTGGCCAGTGGAAACAGTGTTACCTGGCTGCTCCTTCAAGTCCAGAATTTTCTCTGTGACCATGGACAGAAAGGAAAGTTAGAGAGTGCCAGTGTTCTCAGAGTTAATGCAAGTTTTATGGCAGACTCAAAATAGTTTTAGTAAAGACTTACTGTTAACTAAGACTAAAAGTcaataacatttaattaataaataacaagTAGACTTGAATCATTGCTAAAAATTTAAAGCTAGTCTCAATAAAATGTGTGTATGACTACAGAGGCAATTACTGTATATGCTATGCAAGGACATAAATCAAGTCTTTGAGAAAAAACTCAAGTATAATCACTGAAAAGGTTACTTTTAACTAGTTTTAGAGGAAGGGGGCTTGAGAAGAGTTTGACTGACACTATAGAAAAGAAAGGGCACTGGATAAATTAAATACAACAGAGTGACATTCATGGACATGAAAGCCTTTCAGCTATAAGCAAGTCCActttatttggagaaatgaaatGGTCAGTATGTAAATGTAAATCCAGGGTCCAAGAATTCCTTACATATATCCAATTATTAATCAAGTTCTGCCCATTTCTCCCTTGGACATAGCATATATAATGcaatttcaattttttcagtAGACAAACATTCTTGGAACCATGctaatttttagtaaattcaaACTACTCTGTACAAAGTTAACAATACTAGAGAGTATAAAGTTAAGAGTACACAGAAGATAAAAGGCTAGCAGAAAGAACTTGCCTGCAGAGGAGCGTATCACAGGCTCAGATGCAGCAGGAAGAGCAAAAAGTgtctcatctgaaaaacaaatagaatataaCCTCAGCAGAAATAAAGACAGAGCTGAAAGGAGACGAAAGAGGAGCAAGCAAGAGTTCAGTTTGTAATGAGTTAACACCAAACTTTATCTACAGAGAAAAAGCCAAGACAGGAAGGAAAACGTAGTACCATAAGAAGTACCGTTAATTCAGATTAAATTATCATACATATTATAAAGTTGATTAAATGATGTCCATAGAGCCTATTTTTCAGGAGGCAATAacatgtttatgtaaaagaaacgTCATGAACCAAAATGGCTTTAAGATACTTAGTCTTGTCTTTTAACGTACCTCATCCAGTTTTTACTCACATTTTCAGTTAAATTATCTTGTCCTAATCaagccaaatattttaaagatgcatttaaataaaattaataactacACTGGCTTAATCTGTTTTTAGCATATGTTCAATTCAGAAGAATACTTACAGAGAATCACGCATTTCCTTATTCCTGATTGtctatctttaaaaagaaagactctACCGGTCTTGTACACTATTATCTGAAAACATTAGTCCTACACAGCAATGtccaaattacaaataaaatactaattatcTTTAGGAAGAGCATTATTATGATCCgtattgttttgtttaaaagtaaCACTATGGTCTACTCGTTATCCTAAGTACTCTACATGCAAGAACTCATTTTACTCCTTAGAGCCCTACTGCTACAAGTGTTGTTAATTGTCccctattttatatatatatatatatttaaaaaaaacaaccaagtgACAGAAGTTAAGTAACTCACTCAATACACAACTAGTGAAACTAAGACAATTCAACTCCAGAACCCATTTTCTTAATCACTATATACAATACGTTacggactgaatgtttgtgtcctcccatattcgtatgttgaagccctaacctccaacATAATGGTAACTGGAAACAGGGCCTTTgggccgcccggtggctcaggcggttataGCTCCATaatcctaacgctgaaggctgctggttcgattcccacatgggccagtgggctctcaaccacaaggttgccagttcaattcctcgagtcctgcaagggatggtgggcagtgccccctgcaactaagattgaacacagcaccttgagctgagctgctgctgagctcccggatggcccagttggttggagcgagtcctctcaaccacaaggttgccagtttgactcccgcaagggatggtgggctgtgccccctgcaactagcaatagcaactggacctggagctgagctgtgccctccacaactaagattgaaaggacaacttgacttggaaaaaagtcctgggagtacacactgttccccaataaagtcctgttccccttccccaataaaatcttaaaaaaaaaaaaaaaaaaaagaaagaaaaaagaaaagaaacaggccCTTTGGGAGGTACTTAGGGTTACacaggtcatgagggtggggccatGGTAGGATAGGATCAGTGCCCTTAAAAGAAGACACACCACAGAGCTTTGCTCGTGCCTGTGTGACAACACCCTTCTCACTCTCCCTCTGCTGGCCCATTCTGCTGTCAGCGtgcgccacacacacacacacacacaggtcaggTGAGCATAGAGTGAGATGGCAGCCACCTATAAGCCAAgagaagaggcctcagaatgaaacctacTTAgcaggcaccttgatcttggactccccagcctgtagaactgtgagaaataaatttctgttgttgtttaaCCCACCCAATCCTTGGTATTTTGGGATGGCAGCCTGAGTCAACTAATACACCATATATTGTTCTCCAATACTTGCACAATGTCATTTTATACCTGCAGTCGGGAAATCCTGAGCTAAAGATCTTCTGTGGTTTACACTAGAGAAAGGCTCtaagaaaacataatttgaaatagCCTGAGGGCTGACAGGAAGGTATTCCTTTAATGGACAGAACCTAACAAATTTGGACACTTTAAGCTAGATAAGGCTGAGcaatagaaaaagcagagatgtGGCTATCATGAACATGGGCTTGTCTTCCAAGACTATTCCCCTTGATGAACAGGAGAGTTCATTCAGTTCACGATGTCCTATATATTTTAGGTAAGTCCATACTTGGTATAATGTCATAAAGGATTCTTAGATGGGGTAGTGAGGGGAAATCCATGATATCAAAAGTCTCCAATAAACTAGAACAACAGGTTGGATAGACACTCATCCAAACCAGTAAGACATAATGCCttataagattttataaaatgtacacatatgtgtacacactTCTTAAAGATGACAAAGCTTTTGTTTTGTGATCTTGGTTATTTTACatagtttctcatttgtaaaatgagggaatttgaaaattcctttcagctaaaataatgaatgataattttgtaaaaaacTAGGATTTGGGGGGTCAAAAAGCAGAACCAAATAATTACACAGCTGCTACATCTAAATAAAAGGTAGCAAAATTCTTAACACAGTTGTCTTTTTCATCTAGACTATATAGTTAAAAGCCACTAATTCAGAGGCCAGTCTACTTAGTAAGTGTTAAAACTAAACGAAAAACAAACTGCATCTAAACATgtgccaataaatttaaattatttttaaaaactatattccTGGCACCTACCTAGCCAAGTGAGAGAGTTTATAAATTGGTAtttcaaatattcacaaaatttcaaagaagaaaaaaaaatcttcacattttggaaaatgagatTTAATCCAAAATTAACCACAAAACAAGTACTGCATTTctaaaagcacttagaaaaaaGATCCAGAAGAGGTCCCTATCATTGGGCCTTCAAGAAAAACAGAGTTGCTCACTCCTACTAAAGCAATCATAGATCATTAATTTCTTGGTTTCAAATCCCAGATTCATCACTTAAAGCTGTGTAACCCTGAGAAAGCTATTACTTAAGCATTTCTATCCCtcatttcctcattggtaaaataaggatagtaatagtatctacctcaaaaTATGAGCGAGGggcataagaaagaaaaacaatacctTGCCCTaagtcacagagctaggaagccagagccaggatttaaactcgTTTAACTTCCAAGTTCATGTGCTTTATCTTCCAAAGAATGTGTTTATGCATAAGTGCGACAGGTGTCAATTCTACTTTATCAGCTCCTCAAATTTGATCTCCTGAAACAAGATAAAGTGTTACCCAGCAAACACCCTTTTAATTATCTGAAATATTTGACTAATTGCTTCTTCTTCACAATATAGTAACATCTATAATAGAGACATTAATGCTAGCCAGGCACATTTCATTCAGATACTCTTGATATTATACTCACAACCATCCTATCAACAGGTACTACTGTTATCCTCATTTCACGGATGAGGAAACAAAAGGTATAAAAAGGCTAAATAATTTGCCCAGTGTCACAAAACTGAAAGTGATGGATCTGAGATTTGAATCCAGAGAGTTTACAAGTCCATACTCCTTCCTTTAACCGCTGTGGTACTCCCTCCCTTTCCTGACTTTActatataaatttagaatttaaaaatgactaataaaattaaaaatgttcaaagaaaattttgatCAACAATAGTTATTATCATAAGCTATCAAATTCTAAGGCTAGAAcatctaaaaattgaaaaaaaattactaattttagATTAGTCTTCCCTTTCCTGTAAAAGATCCTGACTTTTACAAGTGAATAAAACTATTCTATAATCAGGGATACTATAATAAGTAAAAAGCATAACATTCTGAATTACTGAGCTATGCTGTATGTACATTTACATAACATTATTGGGCTTataaaaaaaggtaaacaatCCCCCCTCTTTCTATGATCTACTCATAATGCCAAATTCTAATTactgaatgaaattaaaactgTAATCATCAACCTCATTTATGCTTTTCTGAAAAGACAGccaaaaaacataataaatattaagagTTTAATTATACCAATACTAAGGAAAAACACAGTGGcatagttcaaaaaaaaaaatagaaaaacacgTTTTTACTAAATAATAGGCAAAAGCGAAGCCAGAACTTTCCTATTAAGTCTCTCTACTGCCATCAAATTAACATTCCTAAAAGAACAATTCTTTATATTCTCTTgctcaaaaacatttaaaagcttCCAGTTATCCACTGAATTATACCTAAAATCTTAGATAAATAAGGCCCTGCGCCACATGGCCCCCACTTAACTGTCTAAACTTATCTCAACAGCTCCTCACAGGTCATTTCTGCTAATCACACGATTCCTCATAACAAAACCCATGCTTCCCCTTCCTGCATATCTATCTGAATGCTGACATTCAGTAACGCTCAAATTCACCATATTCAGCCTCACTTTCTTTGTAAAACATATTTGTCCCTATCTTATTTTTGTTAATCTTCCACCACATGTCCAGTTACCTAAACTCAGATAATTAAGTAACTTATT of Rhinolophus sinicus isolate RSC01 linkage group LG05, ASM3656204v1, whole genome shotgun sequence contains these proteins:
- the RTN4 gene encoding reticulon-4 isoform X1 — translated: MENMDQSPLVSSSSDNPPRPQPAFKYQFVRDPDDEEEEEEEEDEDEDEDLEELEVLERKPAAGLSAAPVPTAPGALLLDFGNDFVPPAPRGPLPAAPPAAPERQPSWDPSPASSAVAAPSLPSTAAASPSKLLEDDESPARPAPPPPASVSPQAEPGWTPLAPAPSAPPSTPAAPKRRGSSGSVDETLFALPAASEPVIRSSAEKILDLKEQPGNTVSTGQEDFPSVLLETAASLPSLSPLSVASFKEHEYLGNLPAVLPTKGTLEEASKGFSEKAKNPFVDRDLTAFSELEYSAMGSPSFSGSPKAGSAITVANAKEEILVRKKDEQEDVVSDNILRSQPESPVAVTKLIKEENKVTSPEKSKDSFNEKGVTAGAPMREEYADFKPFERVWEVKDIYKQDSDMLATAGNIDSKLESKVDKKCFADSIKQSNQERDSESSNDDTSFPSTPEAVKDGSGAYVTRTPFNPIATESISTNIFPLLEDHTSENKTDEKKIEEKKAQIVTEKNTSTKSSNPFLVATPNSQTDYVTTNNLSKVTEEVVANMPEGLTPDLVQEACESELNEAAGTKIAFETKMDLVQTSEALQESLYPVAQLCPSFEESEATPSPVLPDIVMEAPLSSVVPGAGASAVQPSSAPSEAPLSVSYESMKLEPENPPPYEEAMNVSLKKASGTKEGILEPESIIVAVQETEAPYISIACDLIKETKLSTEPTPDFSNYSEIAKVAQPVPANFELVEDSSPDSEAVDLFSDDSIPEVPQKQDEAVILVKENLIETSPELMIEHENKEKISASQPPKEGKPYLASFQPNLNTTKDTLSPSEVSALTQKEKIPLQMEEFSTAVYSNDGLFIAKEAKIRESETFSDSSPIEIIDEFPTIVSPRTDSSKLAREYTDLEVAHKSEIANVQDRVGSLPCSELPQDLFFKKVQHKGEDKVHVPDEISKDRSDASKVPLLSPDVSALATETEIGSIVKPKVLVKEAEKKLPSGTEKENRSPSAIFSAELSKSSVVDLLYWRDIKKTGVVFGASLFLLLSLTVFSIVSVTAYIALALLSVTISFRVYKGVIQAIQKSDEGHPFRAYLESEVAISEELVQKYSNSALGHVNCTIKELRRLFLVDDLVDSLKFAVLMWVFTYVGALFNGLTLLILALISLFSVPVIYERHQAQIDHFLGLANKNVKDAMAKIQAKIPGLKRKAE